cgttttgtgaGAGCTGCAGGAACAAAGATGCCAACAACACGTGTGGGAGCATACAGATGTGGTACAAACTGGTCAGGCTGGTTAAATGGTACTTATCCAAAAGTGAAAGATGGTGAAGTTCTTCGCACGGTCTGCTTTAGTGATCCCTCTACTGGTTGCAAATACTCAAAAGTTACTATTGTAaaaaactgtggatcctacTTCATCTATAAAATTCAACAGCCACCTGGCTGTAAATCACGCTACTGTGGCACAGACTGAATGTGAAGCGAATATACTTTGCGTAGTAAGAAGACTCATTAATCGCTCCGTAGGTACATGTGTATAACGTTTTTGTGTGACATAGTTAACCTTTCTTCTCCATCGTAAACATTATCAGCAGATTTTAACTTTGGTGGAAAggagatatttatttcattagaatGATAATTCTCATCAGATAGCCTCTGTCATCGAAGACAGTTAAAGGATCTTCAAGGTAATCTTCAAGTAAAATCTGCAAGAGACTAAATCTCAAGCCTAGGTTTTTTCGAGCCTTTTAATtgggtattttttttatattttttttaatccttctTTAGCCGTAATTATTAACCATGCTTATTTTAGCGCAGATTGGCGGAATACAAGCAGTCGCTATCTTGCGATATAGGCGtagaaaaaataagtaaaaacaGTCAAAATCTGATGTCTTATGAAATTAGACAAAGTTAACGTAATAATTGTGACTCAGTATTTTGGAACGTTAAACCAATTTCCAGACACACAGTAAGCAAAATTCAATGGTTCAGCCTGTCCAAACCGTGTGTCAAATGTGTCCGAATCGACCAAGATTATTCGTAATGGATCGCTTACATCTCTGACTGATTTTGAATCTAAGTTAAAGTTCTTTACGTAATAGATTCAAATGGTCTCTATACAGCTTATTTAACTAAGGCACTTCATTCATTCCAGATGAAATTCGTTAAAATAATCATTGCAGCAATTTGTATGGGTAATCCGAcgtttcgagtgcaatttgggagAAATCAGTACgattaaatttttaaaggctAACTAACTTAAATAAGTCATTAGGGTGAGTGCAACTTGAATCTGTATGATTACGTTTAAAAACTGCACGCAGCTTTTAAAAGTTGACCTGTGTTTCTAGGTTTAATGTTTGCTTACAACAGAAACACgccaaaagaaaaatattcgaAGTTGCGATGTGCTAAAAATAAGACTTAGAGTAGTACAGGTAAGTTGCTAGGTGTTGCAAACAGCTTTGTACACCGTTCAAGCACATTACCAATaatttttcacagaaatgtCCGAGTTGAAATCAAAATCACATTTTCTCAATGTGaaattttgcttgttttatcctgcaaaaatattcaaaagatcctatgaaaaaaatatgcgcAGGAAAGAAACCAACAAAGGCCACTGCCTGGTATTTTAAGGCAgatttgatatttctttcgTAAGATTAGTCTTCGAATcatttgatgttcatttgtctcTAATTTGCAAGGAGAGACCTGAACAAAAAGCAAATGGGGCAAAGCAGGGCGAGTTTATTAACGACGTATCAACTCTTCAAACTCACTTGATAGCAATCGCGAAAGAGTAGCTTTCACTATTTTTTTAGTggactatatatatatatatatatatataaaacctgggaaaaataacaacatcaaaaagGAAATGCTCGGCGAAATGCATGAAACCAGAACCCAGTGAAGTAAAAACATAGTAACCAATCAAAAATGCTTTTAACTTAATTCACTACGATTCGATAACAAATAGAGAAGGTTATTGAGAAAGATCGTAACGTAAGGAACagagaaaggaaattttttttggaactGTCACAATTAATTTGATattgaacatttttcttaattaaattGCAAGTAATTTTCACAAGTAATGTTAGAATTGAATTGTCAATTATTATTAAGTAAacagtgatgaaaaaaaaatttgcacaaagGTATTTCTCGTAGTTTCTGCCTCTTTTATTGCTAAGGAATGTATATTAATTTGCTACCCAcagagggggtgggggaagaTAGGGGGGAAGTTCTTAATTAAAGAACAATGAGAGAAATCAATGTTATCTTTAGGAGCTAAGAATAGTAATGGATACCTCTTGCATTGTTGTGCATAAAATGCTCTAAGAAAAATTGGTATTCATATTTCGCTAGTGAATGAGGTTCAAATAAAAAGTGTAAACGCTCTAGGTGGTTAACTTCGCACGATTAacctattttttttccatatctgGAAACAGTCGGAACTGTTACTGAATAAAGCCTGGTAATAAAACCATGAGCGGGAATTTTGCCCATCCCTTAACTGGATTCCCgaaactcagcaaaaaaaaaacagaaaaccgCAAAAACTTACAATAACACATCAGATGGAGTACAAGAATTGTAATAAGGACAAGTATCTTAATAACTTCACAGTATTCGATCATATAACCGACGAAAACAACgttgtaacacttttttttttttaaacaattttatttacaagacgatcacttacactacttacagcattaattacacttacattgtacttgctactaacactactgatacttatacttacacaaattatgcatacactacattacgatacatgtattacaatactattaacattaatttaatttacggttggcgtgtttacaaagttcttttcaattaaaagacaatcacaagtaaacatacaggtctcaaaaatGAAGTTAAGTATAAGTCTAACCTAAAAAACAGcagtatgaaaaattaaagtaaaaaagcccacgtgcgataaaatttcggaagttctttttttgcggtcgcgatctcttttaggatttcaagttttcccgtgatgaacagtaggaagatttgaaaatctaagatgtctccgcaaaggcttgtgcagaaaatgtaatatttggctaacaataggcaataatttaggacttgccaatgctttgtcctataatgccagccatagagtatatgacttgtggataacgttattgtttcatttgttttttgatgCCACCAGTCTTGAAACAGAATCCAGAAGTCGAGTATTAGTGTGCAGTTTATTAATAGGTGATgcaacgtttgtttttctgtattgcATAGGTTTCATAAGGGGCTCTCTGAAATGCCGTCTCGGtaaagagtggcgcgagttgGAAGCACGTTATAAATCACTTTATactgaaacattattatttatactTCGTTTGTTACTTTAAATGGCATAAGATAAACGTTCTTGATGGTAGTTTTTGTAAAACCGTGGCGTAAGATTTTGGTTTTGGCAGTGGGAGGAACAAAGACGGTGTTTAAAAGAGAAGAGTAAATAGAACTGGTTCTTAGGCTGTTTACAGTAGTGTTCGCGTGTGTGACGTTTGGAATAGGGTTTGTAAGAATAGCTTTCTAGTCTTTTGGGATTGCGTTGACCAAGCCATAGTAAGTTGAAGAGCTGCAATGTTTCTAAGAGATAGTTCCATTCAATGGAATCAAACGCTTTTTGAAGTCCAAGAAAATGGCAATacctttttgatttgttttatctgTGTAATGTATTAGGTCATAAATTAGCCTTATATTTTCACCAGTGTAGTGGCCTTTAACAAAACTGGTTTGATCAGGGTTTATTAAAGTTGGCAAGACATTTTCGATTCGCGTGACTATAACCTTAGTGAGAATCTTGTAGTCGACGTTGAGAAGTGAGATGGGCCTTAGATTTTCCAGAATAGTTTTATCCTTAGATTTTTTTGGGATAAGCGAGATTATTCCTCGTCTTTGACTTATAGAAAGCATGCCATGTTGAGAAGCAAAGTTGTAGCTCGCTACCAGATCATGGCAGATTTCGGGCCAAAAGAATCGGTAAAATTCAGCAGGCAGACCATCACTGCCCGGGGATTTGTTATTGTCAAAGTCTTTGAGTGCATTTTGGCATTCTTCTACCTTTACCAATCCTTCACaagaattcttttcttcttcacttaGTGCGGTTACGTTTTCTGGCATAAAAAAAGGCgcgtttttaaaattttcggGATTGATATTGGTGGAGCGGTATAACGACTCatagaactttttttcttcttctaagaTATCGAATTGATCTTCTATATAACAAATTATCCCCAACTTTGAGTTTTGAGACTGTTTTAATATCATGATGTCGTTTTTCTAAGCTGTAGAAGTACTAAGTGTTGCGTTCTCCTTCTTCATACCATCTTACTTTGCTTCTCAGGATTGCACCTTGAGTTTTAatcaacatgatttttttaagatgtgaTCTGGCACTTTGAAGTTCTAGTAAGATGTTTCTGTCGTGCGGGTTATTTTCCGCTCTGGATTGGAGGTCGTTTACTTTTTTGTgcagtaatttttcttcatctcgatatttttttgcttttcgtttgGAGTACTTGATCGTGAAGCCTCTTATCTCCATTTTTATGAGGTCCCATTTTAAACTTAAATCATGAGTCTCGttgtatttctctttaaaaattgGAATGTTTATCATAAGTGCTGTTACGTATGCTTCATCTTTAAGTAAAGCTGTATTAAATTTCCAGAATCCCGGTCCTCTTTTTTGGTTTAGGAGATTAGACTGTAGAACAAGTGAGACAGCGGAGTGGTCAGATTCGGGTGTGTGGATTATGTCACACTTCTTTGCTAATTGAATTAACTCCTGCGACACTAAGAACAAATCTAAGCGGCATTGAATTTTAAACGATTTAGTTCTCCACGTAAAACACTGCTTATCATTGTTCAGGATTCGCCATATATCACTAAGGTTATACAAATCACAAAGCGTGTTAATTTCTTGGATGACAGCTGCCTTTTTAGACACAGGATTTCCGCCTCTTTTATCATTTGGAGTGTGTGCGCAATTGAAATCTCCACCAATTACAATTGTATCTTGCGCGAATTCCTCGAGTTGTTGGTATagtcttttgaaaaaagaaacttgctGAGCGACATCGTTAGGCGCGTAAATGTTGACGAGAACAATAGCTTTCTCTTCaagtgacaattttaaaataatgaacCTTCCTTGTTTGTCTGGaatgaatttttcaactttgaaattcaCAGAGGGGTTAATTAGTGTGATGATACCTTTACTGCGGTTTGTGCCGTGGCTAAAGAAAGCTTTGCCACCCCATTCGTTTTCCCAGATGGGTTCAAGATTTTTGGAGCAGTATGATTCTTGCAAAAATATGATATGATGATTTTGTTTGTGTAACCATCGAAAAACGGTTCGACGTTTGATCGATTTATTAAGACCTCTAACATTTAATGACAAG
The sequence above is a segment of the Pocillopora verrucosa isolate sample1 chromosome 5, ASM3666991v2, whole genome shotgun sequence genome. Coding sequences within it:
- the LOC131775274 gene encoding pancreatic secretory granule membrane major glycoprotein GP2-like, translating into MLAEVSVFHHTDRPSAADPCYHHQSLSDASRKSSYITPLYQAVCDDQLPEEWYRFVRAAGTKMPTTRVGAYRCGTNWSGWLNGTYPKVKDGEVLRTVCFSDPSTGCKYSKVTIVKNCGSYFIYKIQQPPGCKSRYCGTD